A region from the Gottschalkia purinilytica genome encodes:
- a CDS encoding class I SAM-dependent methyltransferase, whose protein sequence is MISVNIIKQYSEFFKQCIRKPRFTGAIIPSSKYLADKMISGIDFKNTRCIVEYGAGTGVFTDKLVKSKNENTLIMVFEINYKFYKILKDKYKDENNVYVINDSAENIYKYLKLYDILEVDYVVSGLPFASLPQKLSDKILYETKKILKKDGKFITFQYTLLKKDFINQYFDNIYVRKEIKNIPPAYVLDCNN, encoded by the coding sequence ATGATAAGCGTAAATATAATAAAACAGTATTCAGAGTTTTTTAAACAATGCATAAGAAAACCTAGATTTACAGGTGCAATAATACCTAGCTCAAAATACCTTGCAGATAAAATGATATCAGGAATTGATTTTAAAAATACAAGATGCATAGTTGAATACGGTGCAGGAACAGGAGTATTTACTGATAAGTTAGTTAAAAGTAAAAATGAAAATACGTTAATAATGGTATTTGAAATAAACTATAAATTTTATAAAATATTAAAAGACAAATATAAAGACGAAAACAATGTATATGTTATAAATGATTCTGCTGAAAATATATATAAATATCTAAAACTATATGATATTTTAGAAGTAGATTATGTAGTATCAGGATTACCATTTGCTAGTCTACCTCAAAAACTATCAGATAAAATATTATATGAAACAAAGAAGATACTAAAGAAAGATGGAAAGTTTATAACTTTTCAATATACCTTATTGAAAAAAGATTTTATTAATCAATATTTTGATAATATATATGTAAGAAAAGAGATAAAGAATATACCCCCAGCATATGTACTAGATTGTAATAATTAG
- a CDS encoding response regulator transcription factor, translated as MQEKILIVDDDEKIRNLISIYLENEGYQTIKAEDAIKAINILKKERVDLIILDIMMPEMDGIEACIKIREEKHTPIIMISAKSEDIDKIHGLTSGADDYITKPFNPMELIARVKSQIRRYKRYNKDTEYSNDIIEIGNLTINTDTRQINVGDKEIRLTPKEFDILELLARNKGIVMSISKIYEHVWKEDFFKSDNTVMVHITKIREKIEEDPKKPVYIKTIWGVGYKI; from the coding sequence ATGCAAGAAAAAATACTAATAGTAGATGATGATGAAAAGATAAGAAATTTGATTTCCATATATTTGGAAAATGAGGGATATCAAACTATTAAAGCAGAAGATGCTATAAAAGCTATCAATATTCTAAAAAAAGAAAGGGTAGATTTAATAATACTTGATATAATGATGCCCGAAATGGATGGTATAGAGGCTTGTATTAAGATAAGGGAAGAAAAACATACACCTATAATAATGATTTCGGCAAAATCAGAAGATATAGATAAGATACATGGTCTAACATCAGGTGCAGATGATTATATTACAAAACCTTTTAATCCTATGGAATTGATAGCAAGAGTTAAATCTCAAATAAGAAGATATAAAAGATATAATAAAGATACAGAGTATAGCAATGATATAATTGAAATAGGAAATCTCACGATAAATACAGATACTAGACAGATAAACGTAGGTGATAAAGAAATAAGACTTACTCCTAAAGAATTCGATATATTAGAACTTTTAGCAAGAAATAAAGGAATAGTTATGAGTATAAGTAAAATATATGAACATGTTTGGAAAGAAGACTTCTTTAAATCTGACAATACAGTTATGGTTCACATAACAAAGATAAGAGAAAAAATAGAAGAAGATCCTAAAAAACCAGTTTATATAAAGACTATCTGGGGAGTAGGATATAAAATATGA
- a CDS encoding 2-isopropylmalate synthase yields the protein MRKILVFDTTLRDGEQVPGAKLNINQKLEIANKLIKLNVDIIEAGFPSSSPGDFEAVETIAKKFGDKAMITGLARAVKSDIKSVYESVKYAQKPLIHIVLGTSNVHVDKKFNKTKDQILDMGVEAVKYAKSFIPEVQYSTEDASRSEFEYLWKTVEAVIKAGATMINIPDTVGYAVPEEFGELIRKLNYRIKNVNDKVILSVHCHNDTGLATANTLAAIKNGADKIECTINGIGERAGNTALEEVIMGLKLRPEYYDADTNIITREIKSTSDLVSGLMGLDVQVNKAITGDNAFAHSSGIHQDGLLKSKDVYEVIDPEDVGVNNMELVLTARSGRHAFKNAIESLGINDVEEDKFDKLFSKFLELADIKKEIYHQDLVYLIEKNYNIIEDKVYNDFNKIGKKLYNIDSIQVISNDNFPTATVIIKRGDETLKESAIGDGPIDALYTAIKNIVKLDVELRQYKINSMSRGKDALGRVGITIEHKGKNYFSRAMDTDIIKASALAFINGINTIILDEMI from the coding sequence ATTAATCAGAAGTTAGAGATAGCTAATAAGTTAATAAAACTAAATGTAGATATTATAGAAGCCGGATTTCCATCATCATCACCTGGGGACTTTGAAGCAGTAGAAACGATAGCAAAGAAATTTGGAGATAAAGCAATGATAACAGGGTTAGCTAGAGCTGTTAAAAGTGATATTAAGTCAGTATATGAAAGTGTAAAGTATGCCCAAAAACCATTAATTCATATTGTTCTAGGGACTTCTAATGTCCATGTGGACAAGAAATTTAATAAAACAAAAGATCAGATACTAGATATGGGTGTAGAAGCAGTAAAATATGCTAAGAGCTTTATTCCAGAAGTACAATATTCTACAGAAGATGCATCGAGAAGTGAATTTGAATATCTTTGGAAGACAGTAGAAGCTGTTATAAAAGCTGGAGCTACTATGATAAATATTCCAGATACAGTTGGATATGCAGTACCAGAAGAATTTGGGGAATTAATAAGAAAATTAAATTATCGTATTAAAAATGTGAATGATAAAGTTATTCTAAGTGTTCATTGTCATAATGATACTGGATTGGCTACTGCTAATACTCTTGCAGCAATAAAAAATGGAGCTGATAAAATTGAATGTACTATTAATGGAATAGGAGAAAGAGCAGGTAATACAGCATTAGAAGAAGTAATAATGGGACTTAAACTTAGACCAGAATACTATGATGCAGATACAAATATCATTACCAGAGAAATAAAGTCTACATCTGATCTTGTAAGTGGATTAATGGGATTAGATGTTCAAGTTAATAAGGCAATAACTGGAGATAATGCATTTGCACATTCTTCAGGAATACATCAAGATGGATTGTTAAAATCTAAAGATGTTTATGAAGTTATAGATCCAGAAGATGTAGGCGTAAATAACATGGAATTGGTTTTAACTGCAAGGTCAGGAAGACATGCATTTAAAAATGCTATTGAAAGCTTAGGTATAAATGATGTAGAAGAAGATAAGTTTGATAAGTTATTTAGTAAGTTTTTAGAATTAGCAGATATTAAGAAAGAAATTTATCATCAAGATTTAGTTTATTTAATTGAAAAAAACTATAACATTATTGAGGATAAAGTATATAATGATTTTAATAAAATAGGAAAAAAACTATACAATATAGATTCTATACAAGTCATTAGTAATGATAATTTTCCTACAGCTACAGTAATAATAAAAAGAGGTGATGAAACTTTAAAAGAAAGTGCTATTGGAGACGGTCCTATAGATGCTCTTTATACAGCTATAAAAAATATTGTTAAGCTTGATGTTGAGCTAAGACAGTATAAAATAAATAGCATGTCAAGAGGAAAAGATGCTTTAGGAAGAGTAGGTATTACTATAGAACACAAAGGAAAGAATTATTTCTCTAGAGCTATGGATACAGACATTATAAAAGCAAGTGCATTAGCTTTTATTAATGGTATAAATACAATTATATTAGATGAAATGATATAG